Part of the Stackebrandtia endophytica genome is shown below.
TTCTGCTTCGCGCCGCCGAGTGCGGCCATTCGGCCGCCGTGCGATACCCGTCGCCTACATGCGAACGACGAGGGAACCTCTTAACCTGGAGTCATGACAGACATACTGGAGCAGTTCCCCGAAGACGGTTGGTCGCGCGTTCTGGCGGTGGTAGCGCATCCGGACGACCTGGAGTACGGCGCCACCGGGGCGATCGCGCGGTGGACCCGGATGGGGCGATGGGTCGGGTATCTGTTGGCCTCCAAGGGGGAGGCTGGAATGGACGATGTCCCACCGGCCGAGGCGGGCCCGATCCGGGTGGCCGAACAGATCACCGCCGCACGGCTGGTGGGCGTCGAGGACGTCGAGTTCCTCGACTATCCCGATGGTCTGATCGAGGAGTCGGTGGCGCTGCGCCGCGACATCGCCGAGGCGATCCGTCGACACCGTCCCGAGGTGATCGTCACCATCAACCATCATTCCCACTGGGGTCCGGGCGCGCTCAACATGGCCGATCACCGCAATGTGGGCGGTGCCGTGCTTGACGCGGTGAGGGATGCGGCCAACCGATGGCTTTTCACCGATATCGAATCGTCACCCTGGAGTGGTGTGAAATGGGTCGCTGTCGCCGGTTCGCCGCATTCGACGCACGCGGTGGACATAACCGACACAATGGACGAAGCGGTCGCTTCTCTTGAGGCGCACCGACGCTATCTGGATTCGTTGGGGGAGCACGCGATGGCGGAGCCGGCGGAGTTTCTGTCGGCGATGGCGCGTCAGACCGGAACCCGATTCGGCAATCGGATGGCGACCGGCTTTGAGGTAATTGCGATGTGAGTGCGGCGCGGGGGGACCCGATGAAGGCGAAGACACTCGCATTGTTTTCGGATTATGCGACGGTTGTCGGGTTTTATTCAACCGTGAAGCCGGGCCTATCCACCCTACCGGTGAGTAGGTTGTGGGTTGTGGATGGTGGCGTGCGGTTTTGCTCGGTTCTTGGTGTCCGGTTGTGTGGCGGGGGAGGGGAAAAAACGTTTCCTTCACCGCCGTTGAATATCGTCGAACAACTCATTGCGGGGTCTGGCGAATGCATCGGTGTGAGGTCTACGACGCGATGGGCGCGACGGGTGATCTGGTGTTTCGCGCGGCCCCGCGACGGAAATGATTACCACTGTGGACTATCGGTAATGGAAACGATCGTTGAACCGCCCATGGCGGACCGGGTCTCGACATATTCGTAACCGCCGATTTGCGAACCGAGCCTCAGGCCGGTTGACAAACCTACTGGCAAATCCGGTAGGTTCGATCACCGATGATGCCCCTCTGATCAGAATCGTCCACCGAACCCCCATTCCCTCGTGGCCACATGGCAGGTAGTCCGGCAGGAGCAACCGCCACCGGGATGGTTCATGGGCTGATGCTTTGGAGCGGGTTCTCATCTGCCGTGACGCGTTGGCGCACTGTGTCACCTATCGCGGCCACGGCGGGCAGGCTTGAAATCAACTGTAGACCGAATCGCAGGTCTTCGTGAACGGAAGGAGGCGCGTGTGCGTATGGCAGGCGTTGTTCACGCGCGCGACCTTGATCCCCCGAGGGCGGCCCACGCACGGGCGACCGCCGCTCGGTCGCCGATAACGGCTTTGGAGATGGTGCGAACCTCGTGAGGATTACCCAAAAGCTGGGTGTACTGGTCGCTGTACCGCTGATCGCAGTTGTTGCCTTCGCGGCCTTGGCGGTATTCACCACCGGTGGAGAGGCGCTGCAAGCGGAACGCTTGCGGAGCCTGGTGATCACCAGTGCCTCAGCAGGAGAGCTGATTCAGAAGTTGCGGGCCGAACGGTCCGCAGCGGCCACCGCGCTCATCGACGGAACGGACGACGGATTCACCGCGTATCGCAACGCGGCGGGACTGACGGACCGGTCGGTGACCGACTACATGTCGGCGCGATCGAAACTGACGGATCTGCCATCCTCCACCACCGAGCTACTGGAACGCATCGACGTTCAGCTGGAGAGTCTCGAAACGCTACGCGGATCGGTACTGGCCGGCGATCAGACGACCTCGGCGGCGACGTTCGCCTACCGCATCACCATCGCGGACCTATTGGAATATCGCGACACCGTCGCTCAGGCCGGTGGGGCCTCGGGCGAAGTCGCCGACCGACTGCGTGGCGCCGCGGCGTTGACACGTGCGTCGGAATACCTCGGCATCGAACAGGTCGCGGTGCTGCGAGCGATCGCAGCCGGCACGCTGACCTTCAGTGCCCATCAGGACATCACCGCCGCTCGCACGGCGGCCGTCGAGGCGATGATCACCTTCAACACCCTCGCCCCGGCTCACTGGCAGTCCTGGGTGGAGCAGTCGCTGCGCGGTGAACACCTCATCGACGCGCAGCGCATGGAGGACGCCGTCGCGCGTATCGGTCCCGGCGATCCGATCAAAGTCGACATCGCCGCCTGGAACGACGCGCTCAACACCAAGGGCAACAGCCTTCTCAACGCGCAGAACAAGATCGACGCCGACATCGTCGCCCGAGTGACGAGTCTGCGTGACTCTCAGCGGGACTTGACGATTCTGCAGACCGTGGCGGTGGCCGTCGCGGTCGCGGTGGCGGTCAGCCTCGCGGTGTGGATGGGACGCCCGGTGGTCCGGGGGTTGGGTCGACTGCGCGACACCGCTCGCCGAGTCGCCCAACACGACCTACCCGAATCGGTCGCCCAGTTCGACGACCACGAGGTTCTCGGTGAGCTCACCCCCGAGCAGTTCGCCGACGGCATGACACCCCCGATCGAGGTCAAGGGCAACGACGAGTTGGCCGAGGTCGGTCGCGCCTTCAACGAGGTTCATCGTGAGGCGGTTCGCGTCGCGGCGCAACAGGCGCTGCTTCGTGTCCACATCGGTGCGATCTTCGTCAACCTCGCCCGACGCGGTCACTCGCTGACCGGGCGGTTGACGGCGGCGCTGGACGAGGCCGAACGCAGCGAGCTCGACCCCGAGCGCCTGGAACGGCTGTTCTCATTGGACCACCTGGTCACCCTGCTGGCGCGGTCGAACGACTCGCTGCTGGTCCTCGGTGGCGCCTCACCGGCCAAGGTGCGCACAGTGGACGAACCCGTCTCGGACGTCCTCACCGCCGCCGGTGCTCAGATCGAGCAGTACACCCGCATCGACGTCGGAATGGTGGACGACGGAGTCGCCCTTCACGCCGACGCCGTCGACGACGTGGTGAAACTGTTGGCCGAGTTGATGGACAACGCCACCCGGTATTCCAAACCGCAGGTCCAGGTCACCGCCAGATCGCTGGCCGACCGATTGATCATTCAGATCAAGGACGACGGCATCGGTATGGCACCCTCCCACGTCGAGGCGATCAACGACCGGTTGGCGACCCGCCCGCCGCTCGACCTCGAAGCGGTCCGCTCCATGGGTCTCACCGTGGTGGGCCACATCGCGGCGCGGCGCGGGATCAAGGTCCAGCTGCGTCCGGCGCACCCGCGCGGGACGATCGCGGAGGTGACGGTCCCGTCCGGACTGCTCACCCACGGTGCGCCGAAGCGAGCTGCTCTCGAACCGGCTCCGCCGAAGGTGGCGCCACTGTTCCAGAAGCGTGGCGGTAACTCCGGAAGCGCCGGTCGCAAACCGAAACCGCGGCCCACTCCGGAACCGGTGGCGATGATCCCGGGGCCGGGCGACCAGCCCACCACCCGTCGATCGGCGAACCTGGACGACACGATGGAGATGCCCATCGTGAACTTCGACTGGACCGAGGTCGACGACTCGACCCAACGGCTGCCGAAGCGTACGCGTCCCGAACTGCCGGCAGCGCCTCCGGTCGAGGAGATCACCGCCGGCCCGGCGCCGATCCCGTCACAGCGGCCGTCGCCGCGTTCGACCGCACCGTCCGCACCCGCCGCCTCGTCGGCGTCGAGCCAAGGCCTGCCCACCCGGGTGCCGATGGCTCAGCTGGTGCCGGGTGCCATCACACCGACAACCTCCACCCCTCAAACCGGCGGTGAGCTCCGAGACCCGGACGCCGTGGGAGCCACATACGCTGCCTACGCCCGTGGATTGGCCGCCAAACGTGTCCCTGCCTCCACTGAATCAGACAGATCGAGAGCCGCGCTGTGACTGACCTTGACCTGGATTTTCTGCTGAACGACTTTGTCGAACGTGTACCGCATGTCACGCACGTGATCGCGGTGGCCGCTGATGGTCTGTTGGTCGCTCGCAACGATGAACTCGCCGTCGACGACGCCGATCGTCTGGCTGCCATCGCATCCGGATTGGTGAGTCTGCTGGGGGGAGCCGCCCGTTCCCTTCAGGCCGACCCGGTCGTGAGCAACCTGACCGAGATGCGCGGTGGCTACATGTTCTCGATGGCGGTCTCCAGCGGCGCGAGCCTGTTGGCTCTGGCCGCTCACGGCTGCGACATCGGTCAGGTCGGCCACGAGTTGGCGGACTTGATCAACAAGGTCGGCCCGGCCTTGACCCCACAACCACGTTCCGGGTACCCCAGCCGGGGTTGACCGGTTCCCGGCGGGAGGCCTGGCGGCCAGCGTGGTTTCCCGCCGGATTGTTAGACGTTGTCGTCAAGCCTGCCGTTCTGTTGCGCGTGTGCCGCTCACGATGAACGAGGCCCGAGGACAACCTCTCGAAGAGTTCTGCCCCTCCACCCCCACTTGGAGAACTTATGAAGCAACTGCCCAAGCGCGCCCTATGGTTGGGTACCGCGCTGACGTTGGTGCTGGCTGGATGTTCCACTAGTGGTGATGAGTCCGATGTGGTCAAGATCGGGCTCATCACTCCGTTGAGCGGTATCTACCAGGAGCCCGGCGAGGAGATGCGCAACGGGTTCCAGCTGTACCTGGACACCCACGGCGGAAAGCTCGGCGGCCGTGAGGTCGAACTGTTGATCGGTAACGAGGGTGAAGGCCCCGAGACCGCCGTCGACGTGGCCGAGAAGTTCATTCTGCAAGACGAGGTCGCGGCACTCACCGGTGTCATGGCCGGTGGTTCCTACGCCGAGATCTCGGTGTTGGCCCAGGAGCACAACATGCCGCTGATCGGTTCGGGCGGCCGTCCCACTTTGGACCCGGACAAGTTGGAAGGTCTGTGGCACACCAGTTGGATCTCCGATGAGAACGGCCAGGCCATCGCGCCGTACATGGCCGAGAACATCGACGGTCCGGTGTACGCGATCGGTCCGGACTATCAGGGTGGCCACGACCAGCTGCGTGGTTTCACCGAGACCTTCGCCGAGGTCGGCGGCCAGCTCGCCAACCCCACCGGTGAGACCCATTGGACGCCGTTCCCGGAGACGACCAACTTCACCCCCTACTTCACCGAGATCGCGCAGACCGACGCCGCCGCGATCTACGCGTTCTTCGCCGGTACCGCCGCCGTCGACTTCGTGACGCAGTGGGCTCAGTCCAACGCCAAGGACATCCCGCTGTACGGATCCTTCATCACCGAGGGATCGGTGCTGGACGCCCAGGGCGACGCCGCCGAGGGTGTCTACAGTGTCATGAACTACTCCGCCGACCTCGACAACGCCGCCAACCGGGAGTTCGTCGCCGCATGGTCGGCCGCCGGTCACCCCGGACAGCCGGCGCTGTACTCGGTGTGCGCCTGGGACGCCGCACAGGTCCTCGACCGTGCCATCGCGACGATCCCGCCGGAGATGGCCGTGACCCCCGAGGTGATCAACGACGCGATCGCCGCACTCGGTGAGATCGACAGTCCACGTGGTGCGTGGCGCTTCAGCGAGATCGCGCACGCCCCCATTCAGAAGTGGTACCTGCGTCAGGTCCAGCTCGACGGCCAGCAACTGGCCAACGTCGTCATCGAGGACCTGGCCACCATCGGTGGATAAGACCTGATCCGGGACGGTGCGACCCTTCCCGCCTTCGGGCGCGGAACATCCGCGTCCACGACGCGGGCAAACGAGCACACGGCCGGGTGGTCGTCCGAATCGGACGACCACCCGGCCGAGGCCGTCCCGGAAGGTCTTCACCGACAAAGGGCATCCACAATGGAATTTCTGGATGGATACATTCCGCACATCATCGGCGGAATCGCATACGGGCTGTTGCTGTTCACCGTCGCCAGTGGTCTGACCCTGGCATTCGGAGTAGCCGACGTGCTCAACCTCTCGCACGGCAGCATCTTCGCCCTCGGCGGTTACATCGCCTACGCCCTCACCGACGGCACCTGGACCGGACTGATACTGGCGGTCCTCGCCGGTACGGTCGCCGGTGCGCTGTTCGGCGGCGGGTTGTCGATAGCGGTGGCGCCGCTGGCCAAACGAGGCCACCTCGCCCAAGCGCTGCTCACCTTCGGTATAGCCATGATCGTCGGCCACCTGTTGGTCATCGTCTTCGGTTCCGGAGAGAAGCGCCCCACCCTGC
Proteins encoded:
- a CDS encoding ABC transporter substrate-binding protein; this translates as MKQLPKRALWLGTALTLVLAGCSTSGDESDVVKIGLITPLSGIYQEPGEEMRNGFQLYLDTHGGKLGGREVELLIGNEGEGPETAVDVAEKFILQDEVAALTGVMAGGSYAEISVLAQEHNMPLIGSGGRPTLDPDKLEGLWHTSWISDENGQAIAPYMAENIDGPVYAIGPDYQGGHDQLRGFTETFAEVGGQLANPTGETHWTPFPETTNFTPYFTEIAQTDAAAIYAFFAGTAAVDFVTQWAQSNAKDIPLYGSFITEGSVLDAQGDAAEGVYSVMNYSADLDNAANREFVAAWSAAGHPGQPALYSVCAWDAAQVLDRAIATIPPEMAVTPEVINDAIAALGEIDSPRGAWRFSEIAHAPIQKWYLRQVQLDGQQLANVVIEDLATIGG
- a CDS encoding sensor histidine kinase, yielding MRITQKLGVLVAVPLIAVVAFAALAVFTTGGEALQAERLRSLVITSASAGELIQKLRAERSAAATALIDGTDDGFTAYRNAAGLTDRSVTDYMSARSKLTDLPSSTTELLERIDVQLESLETLRGSVLAGDQTTSAATFAYRITIADLLEYRDTVAQAGGASGEVADRLRGAAALTRASEYLGIEQVAVLRAIAAGTLTFSAHQDITAARTAAVEAMITFNTLAPAHWQSWVEQSLRGEHLIDAQRMEDAVARIGPGDPIKVDIAAWNDALNTKGNSLLNAQNKIDADIVARVTSLRDSQRDLTILQTVAVAVAVAVAVSLAVWMGRPVVRGLGRLRDTARRVAQHDLPESVAQFDDHEVLGELTPEQFADGMTPPIEVKGNDELAEVGRAFNEVHREAVRVAAQQALLRVHIGAIFVNLARRGHSLTGRLTAALDEAERSELDPERLERLFSLDHLVTLLARSNDSLLVLGGASPAKVRTVDEPVSDVLTAAGAQIEQYTRIDVGMVDDGVALHADAVDDVVKLLAELMDNATRYSKPQVQVTARSLADRLIIQIKDDGIGMAPSHVEAINDRLATRPPLDLEAVRSMGLTVVGHIAARRGIKVQLRPAHPRGTIAEVTVPSGLLTHGAPKRAALEPAPPKVAPLFQKRGGNSGSAGRKPKPRPTPEPVAMIPGPGDQPTTRRSANLDDTMEMPIVNFDWTEVDDSTQRLPKRTRPELPAAPPVEEITAGPAPIPSQRPSPRSTAPSAPAASSASSQGLPTRVPMAQLVPGAITPTTSTPQTGGELRDPDAVGATYAAYARGLAAKRVPASTESDRSRAAL
- a CDS encoding PIG-L deacetylase family protein, which codes for MTDILEQFPEDGWSRVLAVVAHPDDLEYGATGAIARWTRMGRWVGYLLASKGEAGMDDVPPAEAGPIRVAEQITAARLVGVEDVEFLDYPDGLIEESVALRRDIAEAIRRHRPEVIVTINHHSHWGPGALNMADHRNVGGAVLDAVRDAANRWLFTDIESSPWSGVKWVAVAGSPHSTHAVDITDTMDEAVASLEAHRRYLDSLGEHAMAEPAEFLSAMARQTGTRFGNRMATGFEVIAM
- a CDS encoding roadblock/LC7 domain-containing protein, yielding MTDLDLDFLLNDFVERVPHVTHVIAVAADGLLVARNDELAVDDADRLAAIASGLVSLLGGAARSLQADPVVSNLTEMRGGYMFSMAVSSGASLLALAAHGCDIGQVGHELADLINKVGPALTPQPRSGYPSRG